The following proteins are co-located in the Herpetosiphon gulosus genome:
- the rplL gene encoding 50S ribosomal protein L7/L12 — protein MASEKVTALLEELKGLTLVEAAELAKEMEEVFGVSAAAPVMVAGVAAAGDAPAAAAEEQTEFTVILKGAPADKKIAIIKAVREVVAGLGLKEAKDLVEGAPKPVKEGVSKEEAEAAKAALAAAGAEIEIK, from the coding sequence ATGGCTTCAGAAAAAGTAACTGCATTGTTGGAAGAACTCAAAGGCTTGACCTTGGTTGAAGCTGCTGAATTGGCTAAGGAAATGGAAGAAGTATTCGGCGTTTCAGCCGCTGCTCCAGTGATGGTTGCTGGCGTTGCTGCTGCTGGCGATGCTCCAGCCGCTGCTGCTGAAGAACAAACCGAATTCACCGTTATCTTGAAGGGCGCTCCAGCCGACAAGAAAATCGCGATCATCAAAGCCGTTCGCGAAGTTGTCGCTGGCTTGGGCTTGAAAGAAGCCAAAGATTTGGTCGAAGGCGCTCCAAAACCAGTCAAAGAAGGTGTCAGCAAAGAAGAAGCCGAAGCTGCCAAGGCTGCTTTGGCCGCTGCTGGTGCAGAAATCGAAATCAAGTAA
- the rplJ gene encoding 50S ribosomal protein L10 produces MPTQAKVATVAELTERLNRAQMLLVADYRGLTVAELNELRKKVREKGGEVIIAKNTLTRLAAREAGKTEIEEFLGGPTALAFSYDDIPGVAKAIDDFFKASKKDIKVKGGIVGTSKITGADVERVAKMPTRDESLAKILGGINAPASRIVGGLKGVMRNIAYILGAHAQKGAEG; encoded by the coding sequence ATGCCAACACAAGCTAAGGTTGCAACCGTTGCCGAATTAACCGAACGCCTAAACCGCGCTCAAATGCTTTTAGTTGCCGACTATCGCGGCTTGACAGTTGCCGAATTGAACGAACTTCGCAAGAAAGTTCGTGAAAAAGGCGGCGAGGTGATTATTGCAAAAAACACCTTGACCCGCTTGGCAGCACGCGAAGCAGGTAAAACTGAAATTGAAGAATTCTTGGGTGGCCCAACCGCACTGGCATTTTCATACGATGATATTCCAGGCGTGGCGAAGGCAATTGATGATTTCTTCAAAGCATCGAAGAAAGATATTAAGGTCAAAGGCGGGATCGTCGGTACCTCAAAAATCACTGGCGCAGATGTCGAACGGGTGGCCAAAATGCCAACCCGCGACGAAAGCTTGGCCAAGATCTTGGGCGGTATCAATGCTCCAGCAAGCCGAATTGTCGGTGGCTTGAAGGGTGTTATGCGCAATATTGCCTACATCCTCGGTGCACACGCACAAAAAGGTGCTGAAGGCTAA